ATACATAGATTTCATGACCAGAGTCCAGTACCATCACATCATCGTCAACCAAATCCTGTTATGAAATTAGAATTTACATGGATTTATCAAGTGAGTTTAAAGTGAAACATTATGTCTCTTTTGATACTTCTTGCTTGAAGGGTTTGATCTCTTCCACTCTTAGACGTCCGGCTATGTTCAAGATGCAGTGGAAGAGACGAGCCTTCAACACTGGCGGTGGGTCAGGCTGAACAGTGGTGTATGGACCTTTACCACCCAATGCATCCCAAAATCCTTGGGGCTCTTCTCCTTCCTTAATCGGTTCCAAATCACGACCAGGAGATACAAGATTAGCGATCTCCACTCCAAGGCTCTTCTCGTCATCCGAAGAGGCCTGCGAATCAGATGGAAATAAATGCCAAAACTATTGCAGATGTAATGAAACGAGACAAGCGTACAACGCCATTCCATAGGTAAGTTTTTGATGGGGTCTCCAGAACAAATACGTCATCCGAATTGAGTGAAGAAGCGGTCTCGGCTACCTGTACAGCGCGCATATCGTCAGCTCCATAACCCCGAACCTGTTTATTAAGAGACGCGGATAGAGTGATTCGATATGGGCGAAATGACCGGTGAAACTTACGTGGAACAAACGGGTTCCATCCACATCGTAACTGTCGTAATCGTGAATGTTGCGGAATCCACTGGCGTGGCCACCGGTGAAGATGATCATCTTACCTTTAAACATCTTAATAAAGTGACGCGGCTCGTTGCCTTGGGTGAGGCGAACCTGTACTGCCTTGCCGGCCACTTCGTTATCTAGTCTCATAGCATGGATTGCAGATGCGGCCTTTTCGTCTTGGCTGCTGTCGTTACCCTGAATTCAGTAGACAATGGGCATTTCATTATTTTGTGTATTTTGCTGTCCCTTTATTTACCTTTATTTACCTGCCAGAAGTAGATGATGTAGCGATTTTTTCCACCAACATTGTAAGTGTATTTGATAACATAGGAGTCACCTCCGAAGAACATTCCGTGAGCTGAGGGATCAACTGGTGCCAATTCAAAATTCTCGACGCGATAAATTTCCTTTTGTCCTGAACCATCGTCGGGTGAAAATCCTGGAGCTGCACCGCCCTGTTTAAGTAACAGGCGAAGTTTGTCTCTATGCAGGGAGCTAACATTGAACTCTAAAgcaggataaaaaaaataggtaattttttataaatttgtAAAATCCTAAACTTATTGTCTTACCTGCGATGCGACCATTTTTAGTGGGTACAGGGACATGGAATTGGGATGTTGTCGTTTCTTCTTTCCAGCTGGCAAAGTATTGCTTAAAGATCGTGGGTTCTCCGCCGTCCACGACGCGGTTAACCTGAAATCACCTCGTTTCAAATAACTTATTTGATTTCTAATTGACAGATTGTTTACCTTAGTCCAGATTGGATAACCCTTCTCGGTCAAGAACTTTTGAGCCACGTTCATCGCTTCAAGTTTTTCAGCTTTAGTACATCCTCGGCCGATCCAAACAAAGAGTCCCGATCCTGCAGTATCGAGGATAAAGCAATCCTGTAAGCaaagtaaaatttttctcGATAAAACCCTATAATTCTTCTTTATCATTTAGGTGTCACAGTGCGAAAATGTGGATGCTACTTATGCGTAAAGCAAAACCTTACCGAATTTTCGCTTTCGTCGTTCTTCCGAAATCAAACATTTAATTGTTGGCGTGTTAGTGAAAGCAAAAAgcccaatttaaaaaatcaaatggttAATGCGTttcgtgtgaaaaaaaaaaattctcatgAAAAGCGTAAGTAGAAACTGCAAAAATTATATTCAACGAATAATAGGGGGAAATTGATAGGTAGCTAACCTCTCTTTTCAACATAGATTGCTGTAATGGTTTTTGCCCAATTTCTTCAATCACTAGTTGTCCGCTAGCATCGCTCACGCGGAATAATATCACCGACGActagaatatttaaaaaggaTTACGAGGGGTTTTCCTCGATGTACCAATACTAATTGAAGTCTTGCCTGTTGCTGCTTCTCAAATAAGATGTCATCGTCCTCGGTAGACCCTTCCGGAACATCCATCGGTGAACCACTACCTAGCTCGTTGAAAAACGTGGTAATATCACCCCCGCCACTGAATTCGTCTGCGGTTCACAAATATGGTTATTAAAGTCgtgattttgaatttttacacAAAGGCAACTAACCGAGAATAACAATCCTGGCTTTGCCAGCATGGTCCTGGTCACGGACTTGATTGGCAGCTTGAATAGCCTTCAAGCGTTCTAtctttttgctgccattgcccATATACACGTAAATGACCTTTCCAGCGTCCAAAACGAAGCAGTCACCTTTGTTCATTGAAGACACATCAAGGGGGACCTGCAGGAATTTCGATTCATTTCCTGTTTGAATATTCAACGGATACTGCCAGGGCAAAATTTACCTGTCGGATGCGAACGTTTCGCTTGCCCTTGACTTGCAACAATTTTTTCTCTACCTGATCGGGATCAACGTGCTTGAACCCGCTGGCAACTCCGCCATCAAGGTAGCGAACACCTTCACATCATGATATTTTAATGAATTATTACATTTCACAGCcctttaaaaggaaaaagatcaGCAGTCAGTTACCTCCAGGGAAATTTGCTAGAAACATCGACGATTCATATTCTTGAACTTCCCGATGTTGAACAGGAACTCCACCAAGATGGTCGTCTAACTCAACAGCGAAGATTGCCGCTGCTCCCATTTCATCCTATAATCAATCACATTTTAATGCTTCAGTTGAAACGGTCAGACAGTGACTGATCGAGATGGTATTGCTAACGCTGAAAGAGCTTTATTGTTATAAATAATACCGATTTTCTTTCTGTCAAAGGGAACCAGTGGCAAATTCCATGCATTTTCAATAACAAACCTGCGACGTGTCTTTCCCCAGCCAAAAATGGATGTCCCATTTCAATTTGTCTCCGGATAGGCGGGTCTGTAAAAGTTAATtatcattaatattatttcCTTGCAGACGCTGTGCTTCCAAAAATACTCACGTTCAGAACAATGTAAGAATCTCCACTGTAGAATTTCCCGTACGATTTTTTGTCGTATAGAACTGGTGCGAAATTCTGTAATGATATGTGGATCGAAATTAGAAATTGCGACACATATGCGTCACATTGGTCACCAAAGCTATATTAACATTTTTCGAAtaaatattttccattttgaaagGAACGTGACTACGCTTTTAAGATACCTCAGCCGAGTCGAATTCTTTAATATTGTAAATGAATTTGATATATATATTGTCGTAAAATTGACTTGGGAACAATTTTTGCCATTAGAAGAATCTCTTTTTGAGCTACTATAATTAGATTAGTTGGTTAGAATTCTAAGAAAACCTAACTGGTTCAatatctaacttttttttatcgccaATGCGGTTTATGATCGACATTTTCCTCCTGGGGTAATGTATACTGtcgcgtttgttttttattgtgaTTCCGTCGATGTAAACCGTAATTTCGTCATGACCGTATTTTTAGTTCTAttgtagttttcttttttttttttttttttttttttttttggtaacgGGGTTTCTCCAAAATGCTTCAAGAATAGTTTATTTGCTCCACTTTATCTGGTCGGGTGCTTCCGGCATGAATCAAACACTCCCTGGAAATTATTCTGACGATGCCGAAATATCAATGACGTTTATGCTTCACGGCCAAAACTTGCATCATCCCGATACTGTCCACTAAAGCATACAGTTGGGGATGAAGAAACCGGATGCAACGTGTGGTGACTATACCAATTGATCATCCTTCCCCATGCCCGGGGCTACGTGACGAAGTACTCGGAGTTAATCACCTGCGGGCATGTACAGGAAAGAACCGTTTGGCCATAGAGGTGCCatgggaaaaagaataacttCCTACGAGATGGGATTTTGCGTAATGTTAACCACGTTATCGTTTGGTCCTCCCAGTTGCCAGTTTCTAAAACAGTCATGGAATCGTCAGCGAATGTATCAGCTGGATGACAACGCCATTGTGCCcttgttttgaaaaacatgCGTCAGTGGTGCATGAAGTCCTATTCGCAAATCGTGTGGGTGTTAAACAATTCTGCCATGGCCATCTACCACTGCCTCAAGGTGTGCCAGACTTGCGCTCATTGTACCGTAACCTGTACACCTGTGTGCTCAACAGCCCATGTTTCCCTATGGAAACGGAATCGCTGCGGGTCATTCTTGAATTCATAAAATCAAATGCCAATATGGTAGGATAACATTAGAAAATATTAACAGTAGCATTCCGATATTTTAGCAGGGGAATCAACACCAGTAAATGgccatcaacattttttcaatggTGCATTTTCTGGCAACCGGGACAGGCAAAGACAGACACGtataacatttttcaaaacatattctcttctttttggcaTTTCCGGGAGTTTGTACAATGTTATTGCTAGAAAGAGCAGCTACTGAGGGGAACTAAAGTTCTAAATTTAGATATTTAGTTCCGTGTTTCGTGTAACGTTTCACAACACTTTTACTTTTGAAACTTTGTCAATTTCATGCCAGTATGAACGTTTCTCCAAAATAATGAATTTTCCTTATTTAATGATTGTGTTTGTCTACGCGGCAATTAGAAATCCGATTCTGATAATGAAAAACGTGATATGAAAGCACCGCAAGTTTCACATCACAATCGATGCCCCTGTTTATTATTTCTAGGTTTGATGTGAAAATTTCTTTGAGTCATGGATTGTTTTGCTAATCCTTACCTCGATTCGCCAAATTTCCAGGCCAGGTTGTTTACCCACATCAGCTCCAAATGGTGATTCCGGCATTTTAAATGCGTTTAATAGAGTAGTTTTAAGTTACTTGAACGTTAACGTTGCCGAAAGCCAATAAATCGTGTTCGAATGCGACCTGCCTCGGTAGAAACTGACTAACAGGAAAGCAGCTGCGTCTGGTTTTATAGGCAGCAACTTCTGGGAAACCCAAACCCTAGCCGCCGCCCCATTGATCGTCA
This genomic stretch from Daphnia carinata strain CSIRO-1 chromosome 4, CSIRO_AGI_Dcar_HiC_V3, whole genome shotgun sequence harbors:
- the LOC130695132 gene encoding gelsolin, cytoplasmic-like, encoding MPESPFGADVGKQPGLEIWRIENFAPVLYDKKSYGKFYSGDSYIVLNTRLSGDKLKWDIHFWLGKDTSQDEMGAAAIFAVELDDHLGGVPVQHREVQEYESSMFLANFPGGVRYLDGGVASGFKHVDPDQVEKKLLQVKGKRNVRIRQVPLDVSSMNKGDCFVLDAGKVIYVYMGNGSKKIERLKAIQAANQVRDQDHAGKARIVILDEFSGGGDITTFFNELGSGSPMDVPEGSTEDDDILFEKQQQSSVILFRVSDASGQLVIEEIGQKPLQQSMLKREDCFILDTAGSGLFVWIGRGCTKAEKLEAMNVAQKFLTEKGYPIWTKVNRVVDGGEPTIFKQYFASWKEETTTSQFHVPVPTKNGRIAEFNVSSLHRDKLRLLLKQGGAAPGFSPDDGSGQKEIYRVENFELAPVDPSAHGMFFGGDSYVIKYTYNVGGKNRYIIYFWQGNDSSQDEKAASAIHAMRLDNEVAGKAVQVRLTQGNEPRHFIKMFKGKMIIFTGGHASGFRNIHDYDSYDVDGTRLFHVRGYGADDMRAVQVAETASSLNSDDVFVLETPSKTYLWNGVASSDDEKSLGVEIANLVSPGRDLEPIKEGEEPQGFWDALGGKGPYTTVQPDPPPVLKARLFHCILNIAGRLRVEEIKPFKQEDLVDDDVMVLDSGHEIYVWIGLHSTDQERAAGFKMAQEYLKTEPSQRSVDSTLIFMIHQRQEPESFTDVFPTWNRNMWKEQKTYEQIKAEIMASNGVEDDE